One window of the Prionailurus bengalensis isolate Pbe53 chromosome E1, Fcat_Pben_1.1_paternal_pri, whole genome shotgun sequence genome contains the following:
- the WNK4 gene encoding serine/threonine-protein kinase WNK4 isoform X7: MLAPPASETAVPMSQAEADLALRPPPPLAAAGPPRLGPPPRRARRFSGKAETRPRSSRLSRRSSVDLGLLSSWSQPASPAPEPPEPPDSAEPDPAKSPPPSCPEPPEGTWTGGAPAKAADSARPELAVSAGGPGSREPPRVPEAAARERQREQEEKEDTETQAVATSPDGRYLKFDIEIGRGSFKTVYRGLDTDTTVEVAWCELQTRKLSRTERQRFSEEVEMLKGLQHPNIVRFYDSWKSVLKGQVCIVLVTELMTSGTLKTYLRRFREMKPRVLQRWSRQILRGLHFLHTRVPPILHRDLKCDNVFITGPSGSVKIGDLGLATLKRASFAKSVIGTPEFMAPEMYEEKYDEAVDVYAFGMCMLEMATSEYPYSECQNAAQIYRKVTSGTKPNSFYKVKMPEVKEIIEGCIRTDKNERFTIQDLLAHAFFREERGVHVELAEEDDGEKPGLKLWLRMEDARRGGRPRDNQAIEFLFQLGRDAAEEVAQEMVALGLVCEADYQPVARAVRERVAAIQRKREKLRKARELEALPPAPGPPPAAVPKTPGPPSVFPPEPEEPEADQHQSFLLRHASYSSTTSDCETDGYLSSSGFLDASDPAFQPPGGVPSSPAESHLCLPSAFALSIPRSGPGSDFSPGDSYASDAASGLSDVGEGMGRMRRPPGRNLRRRPRSRLRVTSVSDQNDRVVECQLQTHNSKMVTFRFDLDGDSPEEIAAAMVYNEFILPSERAGFLSRIQEIIQRVETLLKRDTGPVEAAEDPLGPQVEPAPLPALSDPLPDPSRAELQSSTSLEQSCWAAFSTSPSSPGTPLSPGNLFSPGTPVSPSPIFPITSPPCCPSPVPFSQVSSNLSPQTLSSPLAFSPSAAQLPGPPSQSPPSCLLPSPPAFSPSCSQVTITPPSFPHCPSASPLPSTTAAPLLSLASAFSLAVMTVAQSLLSPSPGLLSQSPPTPPAPLPSLPLPPPPAPCGQDRPSPPTAETESEVPPNPARPLLGEARLAPISEEGKPQLVGRFQVTSSKEPAEPLPLQPTFPTLSSSLKPPTPQLTSESSDTEDSAGGGPEAREALAESDRAAEGLVAGAEEEGDDGKEPRGGGSPPPQSHPSPVWMNYSYSSLCLSSEESESSGEDEEFWAQLQSLRQKHLSEVEALQTLQKKEIEDLYSRLGKQPPPGIVAPAAMLSSRQRRLSKGSFPTSRRNSLQRSEPPGPGIMRRNSLSGSSTGSQEQRGP, from the exons ATGCTGGCACCCCCGGCCTCCGAGACTGCGGTCCCCATGTCCCAGGCGGAGGCCGACCTGGCCCTGCGGCCCCCGCCGCCTCTCGCTGCCGCGGGGCCGCCCCGCCTCGGGCCCCCTCCTCGCCGGGCGCGCCGCTTCTCCGGGAAGGCTGAGACCCGGCCGCGCTCTTCCCGTCTCAGCCGCCGCAGCTCAGTCGACTTGGGGCTGCTGAGCTCTTGGTCCCAGCCAGCCTCACCCGCTCCGGAGCCCCCTGAGCCTCCGGACTCCGCTGAACCCGACCCCGCGAAAAGCCCACCGCCTAGCTGCCCAGAACCCCCCGAGGGCACGTGGACCGGGGGAGCCCCCGCGAAGGCTGCAGACTCAGCGCGTCCAGAGCTAGCAGTCTCGGCAGGAGGCCCGGGGTCCCGGGAACCGCCGAGGGTCCCCGAAGCCGCGGCTCGGGAGcggcagagggagcaggaggaaaaggaagacacgGAGACCCAGGCAGTGGCAACGTCCCCGGACGGCCGATACCTCAAGTTTGACATCGAGATCGGACGTGGCTCGTTCAAGACGGTGTATCGAGGGCTGGACACCGACACCACGGTGGAGGTGGCCTGGTGTGAGCTGCAG ACTCGGAAACTCTCTCGAACGGAGCGGCAGCGATTCTCTGAGGAAGTGGAGATGCTCAAGGGGCTGCAACATCCCAACATCGTCCGCTTCTATGATTCGTGGAAGTCGGTGCTGAAGGGCCAGGTTTGCATCGTACTGGTCACCGAACTCATGACCTCCGGCACGCTCAAGAC atACCTGAGGCGGTTCCGTGAGATGAAGCCGAGAGTTCTTCAGCGCTGGAGCCGCCAGATCCTTCGGGGGCTTCATTTCCTACACACCCGGGTACCCCCCATTCTGCACCGGGATCTCAAGTGCGACAACGTCTTTATCACTGGCCCTTCAGGGTCGGTCAAGATCGGGGACCTGGGCCTGGCCACGCTCAAGCGCGCCTCCTTTGCCAAGAGCGTGATAG GGACCCCGGAGTTCATGGCCCCGGAGATGTACGAGGAAAAGTACGATGAGGCGGTGGACGTGTACGCGTTTGGCATGTGCATGCTGGAGATGGCTACCTCAGAGTACCCTTACTCCGAGTGCCAGAATGCCGCGCAAATCTACCGCAAAGTCACTTCG GGCACAAAGCCGAACAGCTTCTATAAGGTGAAGATGCCTGAGGTGAAGGAGATCATTGAAGGCTGCATCCGCACAGATAAGAAcgagag GTTCACCATCCAGGACCTCCTGGCTCACGCCTTCTTCCGCGAGGAGCGCGGCGTGCACGTGGAGCTGGCGGAGGAGGACGACGGTGAGAAGCCCGGCCTCAAGCTCTGGCTGCGCATGGAGGACGCGCGGCGCGGGGGGCGCCCGCGGGACAACCAGGCCATAGAGTTCCTGTTCCAACTGGGCCGGGACGCGGCAGAGGAGGTGGCGCAGGAGATG GTGGCCCTGGGTCTAGTCTGTGAAGCTGACTACCAGCCAGTGGCCCGCGCAGTACGTGAACGAGTTGCTGCCATCCAGCGGAAGCGTGAGAAGCTGCGCAAAGCTAGGGAGTTGGAAGCCCTCCCCCCTGCACCAGGACCCCCACCAGCAGCTGTCCCCAAGACTCCTGGTCCCCCCAGTGTCTTCCCCCCTGAGCCTGAGGAGCCAGAGGCAGACCAGCACCAGTCTTTCCTCTTGCGCCATGCCAGCTACTCATCTACCACCT cggATTGCGAGACTGATGGCTACCTCAGCTCCTCCGGCTTCCTGGATGCCTCAGACCCTGCCTTTCAGCCCCCTGGGGGGGTGCCATCCAGCCCCGCTGAGTCCCATCTCTGCCTGCCCTCG GCTTTTGCCCTGTCCATTCCACGTTCTGGCCCTGGCAGTGACTTTTCCCCGGGAGACAG ctaTGCCTCAGATGCAGCATCAGGTCTTAGTGATGTGGGAGAAGGGATGGGACGCATGAGGAGACCCCCAGGGAGAAATCTCCGGCGTAGACCCCGATCCCGGCTTCGGGTCACTAGT GTCTCAGACCAGAATGACAGAGTGGTTGAGTGCCAGCTACAGACGCACAACAGCAAGATGGTGACCTTCCGATTTGATCTGGATGGCGACAGCCCGGAAGAGATTGCGGCTGCCAtg GTGTATAATGAGTTCATTCTGCCCTCGGAGCGAGCCGGATTCCTGAGCCGCATTCAGGAGATCATCCAGCGAGTGGAGACCCTGTTGAAGAGAGATACTGGCCCTGTGGAGGCTGCTGAGGACCCCCTGGGCCCCCAG gTGGAGCCAGCACCATTGCCTGCCCTCTCTGACCCCCTCCCAGACCCATCCCGTG CAGAGCTCCAGAGCAGCACCTCCCTGGAGCAGAGTTGCTGGGCAGCCTTCTCCACCTCGCCATCTTCTCCTGGAACCCCCTTGTCTCCTGGAAACCTGTTTTCCCCCGGAACTCCTGTCTCCCCAAGTCCCATTTTCCCCATCACTTCTCCCCCATGTTGCCCCAGTCCTGTCCCATTCTCCCAAGTCTCTTCAAATCTCTCTCCACAGACCCTCAGCTCCCCACTGGCATTCTCCCCCAGTGCTGCCCAgctccctggccctccctctcAGTCTCCGCCGAGttgccttctcccttctccacctGCCTTCTCTCCCAGTTGTTCTCAGGTCACCATtactcctccttcctttccccactgcccctctgcttccccccttccctccaccacagcagcccctctcctctctctggctaGTGCCTTCTCACTGGCTGTGATGACCGTGGCCCAgtccctgctgtctccctcaccTGGGCTCCTGTCCCAGTCTCCTCCAacccctcctgctcccctccctagcttgcccctgccccctccccctgctccttgtGGCCAGGATAGGCCTTCACCCCCAACAGCTGAGACCGAGAGTGAG GTCCCGCCAAATCCTGCTCGGCCACTCCTGGGCGAAGCCAGACTAGCACCCATCTCTGAAG AGGGAAAGCCACAGCTTGTGGGGCGTTTCCAAGTGACTTCATCCAAGGAACCAGCTGAGCCTCTACCCCTGCAACCAACATTCCCAACTCTCTCCAGTTCCCTGAAGCCTCCAACCCCTCAGCTGACCTCGGAGAGCTCAGACACAGAGGATAGTGCTGGAGGCGGGCCGGAGGCCAGGGAGGCTCTAGCCGAAAGTGACCGTGCAGCTGAAGGCCTAGTGGCTGGAGCGGAGGAGGAAGGGGACGATGGGAAGGAACCCCGAGGGGggggcagccccccaccccagagccatCCCAGCCCAGTGTGGATGAACTACTCATACAGCAGCCTGTGTCTGAGCAGTGAGGAGTCAGAGAGCAGCGGGGAGGATGAGGAATTCTGGGCTCAGCTTCAGAGTCTTCGGCAGAA GCACTTGTCGGAGGTGGAGGCACTACAGACactacagaaaaaggaaattgaggaCTTGTACAGCCGGCTTGGGAAGCAGCCCCCGCCGGGTATCGTGGCCCCAGCTGCTATGCTGTCCAGCCGCCAGCGCCGCCTCTCCAAGGGCAGTTTCCCCACCTCCCGCCGCAACAGCCTGCAGCGCTCTGAGCCCCCGGGCCCTG GCATCATGCGAAGGAACTCCCTGAGTGGCAGCAGCACCGGCTCCCAGGAGCAGCGG GGCCCATGA
- the WNK4 gene encoding serine/threonine-protein kinase WNK4 isoform X2, giving the protein MLAPPASETAVPMSQAEADLALRPPPPLAAAGPPRLGPPPRRARRFSGKAETRPRSSRLSRRSSVDLGLLSSWSQPASPAPEPPEPPDSAEPDPAKSPPPSCPEPPEGTWTGGAPAKAADSARPELAVSAGGPGSREPPRVPEAAARERQREQEEKEDTETQAVATSPDGRYLKFDIEIGRGSFKTVYRGLDTDTTVEVAWCELQTRKLSRTERQRFSEEVEMLKGLQHPNIVRFYDSWKSVLKGQVCIVLVTELMTSGTLKTYLRRFREMKPRVLQRWSRQILRGLHFLHTRVPPILHRDLKCDNVFITGPSGSVKIGDLGLATLKRASFAKSVIGTPEFMAPEMYEEKYDEAVDVYAFGMCMLEMATSEYPYSECQNAAQIYRKVTSGTKPNSFYKVKMPEVKEIIEGCIRTDKNERFTIQDLLAHAFFREERGVHVELAEEDDGEKPGLKLWLRMEDARRGGRPRDNQAIEFLFQLGRDAAEEVAQEMVALGLVCEADYQPVARAVRERVAAIQRKREKLRKARELEALPPAPGPPPAAVPKTPGPPSVFPPEPEEPEADQHQSFLLRHASYSSTTSDCETDGYLSSSGFLDASDPAFQPPGGVPSSPAESHLCLPSAFALSIPRSGPGSDFSPGDSYASDAASGLSDVGEGMGRMRRPPGRNLRRRPRSRLRVTSVSDQNDRVVECQLQTHNSKMVTFRFDLDGDSPEEIAAAMVYNEFILPSERAGFLSRIQEIIQRVETLLKRDTGPVEAAEDPLGPQVEPAPLPALSDPLPDPSRAELQSSTSLEQSCWAAFSTSPSSPGTPLSPGNLFSPGTPVSPSPIFPITSPPCCPSPVPFSQVSSNLSPQTLSSPLAFSPSAAQLPGPPSQSPPSCLLPSPPAFSPSCSQVTITPPSFPHCPSASPLPSTTAAPLLSLASAFSLAVMTVAQSLLSPSPGLLSQSPPTPPAPLPSLPLPPPPAPCGQDRPSPPTAETESEVPPNPARPLLGEARLAPISEEGKPQLVGRFQVTSSKEPAEPLPLQPTFPTLSSSLKPPTPQLTSESSDTEDSAGGGPEAREALAESDRAAEGLVAGAEEEGDDGKEPRGGGSPPPQSHPSPVWMNYSYSSLCLSSEESESSGEDEEFWAQLQSLRQKHLSEVEALQTLQKKEIEDLYSRLGKQPPPGIVAPAAMLSSRQRRLSKGSFPTSRRNSLQRSEPPGPGIMRRNSLSGSSTGSQEQRASKGVTFAGDVGRMGP; this is encoded by the exons ATGCTGGCACCCCCGGCCTCCGAGACTGCGGTCCCCATGTCCCAGGCGGAGGCCGACCTGGCCCTGCGGCCCCCGCCGCCTCTCGCTGCCGCGGGGCCGCCCCGCCTCGGGCCCCCTCCTCGCCGGGCGCGCCGCTTCTCCGGGAAGGCTGAGACCCGGCCGCGCTCTTCCCGTCTCAGCCGCCGCAGCTCAGTCGACTTGGGGCTGCTGAGCTCTTGGTCCCAGCCAGCCTCACCCGCTCCGGAGCCCCCTGAGCCTCCGGACTCCGCTGAACCCGACCCCGCGAAAAGCCCACCGCCTAGCTGCCCAGAACCCCCCGAGGGCACGTGGACCGGGGGAGCCCCCGCGAAGGCTGCAGACTCAGCGCGTCCAGAGCTAGCAGTCTCGGCAGGAGGCCCGGGGTCCCGGGAACCGCCGAGGGTCCCCGAAGCCGCGGCTCGGGAGcggcagagggagcaggaggaaaaggaagacacgGAGACCCAGGCAGTGGCAACGTCCCCGGACGGCCGATACCTCAAGTTTGACATCGAGATCGGACGTGGCTCGTTCAAGACGGTGTATCGAGGGCTGGACACCGACACCACGGTGGAGGTGGCCTGGTGTGAGCTGCAG ACTCGGAAACTCTCTCGAACGGAGCGGCAGCGATTCTCTGAGGAAGTGGAGATGCTCAAGGGGCTGCAACATCCCAACATCGTCCGCTTCTATGATTCGTGGAAGTCGGTGCTGAAGGGCCAGGTTTGCATCGTACTGGTCACCGAACTCATGACCTCCGGCACGCTCAAGAC atACCTGAGGCGGTTCCGTGAGATGAAGCCGAGAGTTCTTCAGCGCTGGAGCCGCCAGATCCTTCGGGGGCTTCATTTCCTACACACCCGGGTACCCCCCATTCTGCACCGGGATCTCAAGTGCGACAACGTCTTTATCACTGGCCCTTCAGGGTCGGTCAAGATCGGGGACCTGGGCCTGGCCACGCTCAAGCGCGCCTCCTTTGCCAAGAGCGTGATAG GGACCCCGGAGTTCATGGCCCCGGAGATGTACGAGGAAAAGTACGATGAGGCGGTGGACGTGTACGCGTTTGGCATGTGCATGCTGGAGATGGCTACCTCAGAGTACCCTTACTCCGAGTGCCAGAATGCCGCGCAAATCTACCGCAAAGTCACTTCG GGCACAAAGCCGAACAGCTTCTATAAGGTGAAGATGCCTGAGGTGAAGGAGATCATTGAAGGCTGCATCCGCACAGATAAGAAcgagag GTTCACCATCCAGGACCTCCTGGCTCACGCCTTCTTCCGCGAGGAGCGCGGCGTGCACGTGGAGCTGGCGGAGGAGGACGACGGTGAGAAGCCCGGCCTCAAGCTCTGGCTGCGCATGGAGGACGCGCGGCGCGGGGGGCGCCCGCGGGACAACCAGGCCATAGAGTTCCTGTTCCAACTGGGCCGGGACGCGGCAGAGGAGGTGGCGCAGGAGATG GTGGCCCTGGGTCTAGTCTGTGAAGCTGACTACCAGCCAGTGGCCCGCGCAGTACGTGAACGAGTTGCTGCCATCCAGCGGAAGCGTGAGAAGCTGCGCAAAGCTAGGGAGTTGGAAGCCCTCCCCCCTGCACCAGGACCCCCACCAGCAGCTGTCCCCAAGACTCCTGGTCCCCCCAGTGTCTTCCCCCCTGAGCCTGAGGAGCCAGAGGCAGACCAGCACCAGTCTTTCCTCTTGCGCCATGCCAGCTACTCATCTACCACCT cggATTGCGAGACTGATGGCTACCTCAGCTCCTCCGGCTTCCTGGATGCCTCAGACCCTGCCTTTCAGCCCCCTGGGGGGGTGCCATCCAGCCCCGCTGAGTCCCATCTCTGCCTGCCCTCG GCTTTTGCCCTGTCCATTCCACGTTCTGGCCCTGGCAGTGACTTTTCCCCGGGAGACAG ctaTGCCTCAGATGCAGCATCAGGTCTTAGTGATGTGGGAGAAGGGATGGGACGCATGAGGAGACCCCCAGGGAGAAATCTCCGGCGTAGACCCCGATCCCGGCTTCGGGTCACTAGT GTCTCAGACCAGAATGACAGAGTGGTTGAGTGCCAGCTACAGACGCACAACAGCAAGATGGTGACCTTCCGATTTGATCTGGATGGCGACAGCCCGGAAGAGATTGCGGCTGCCAtg GTGTATAATGAGTTCATTCTGCCCTCGGAGCGAGCCGGATTCCTGAGCCGCATTCAGGAGATCATCCAGCGAGTGGAGACCCTGTTGAAGAGAGATACTGGCCCTGTGGAGGCTGCTGAGGACCCCCTGGGCCCCCAG gTGGAGCCAGCACCATTGCCTGCCCTCTCTGACCCCCTCCCAGACCCATCCCGTG CAGAGCTCCAGAGCAGCACCTCCCTGGAGCAGAGTTGCTGGGCAGCCTTCTCCACCTCGCCATCTTCTCCTGGAACCCCCTTGTCTCCTGGAAACCTGTTTTCCCCCGGAACTCCTGTCTCCCCAAGTCCCATTTTCCCCATCACTTCTCCCCCATGTTGCCCCAGTCCTGTCCCATTCTCCCAAGTCTCTTCAAATCTCTCTCCACAGACCCTCAGCTCCCCACTGGCATTCTCCCCCAGTGCTGCCCAgctccctggccctccctctcAGTCTCCGCCGAGttgccttctcccttctccacctGCCTTCTCTCCCAGTTGTTCTCAGGTCACCATtactcctccttcctttccccactgcccctctgcttccccccttccctccaccacagcagcccctctcctctctctggctaGTGCCTTCTCACTGGCTGTGATGACCGTGGCCCAgtccctgctgtctccctcaccTGGGCTCCTGTCCCAGTCTCCTCCAacccctcctgctcccctccctagcttgcccctgccccctccccctgctccttgtGGCCAGGATAGGCCTTCACCCCCAACAGCTGAGACCGAGAGTGAG GTCCCGCCAAATCCTGCTCGGCCACTCCTGGGCGAAGCCAGACTAGCACCCATCTCTGAAG AGGGAAAGCCACAGCTTGTGGGGCGTTTCCAAGTGACTTCATCCAAGGAACCAGCTGAGCCTCTACCCCTGCAACCAACATTCCCAACTCTCTCCAGTTCCCTGAAGCCTCCAACCCCTCAGCTGACCTCGGAGAGCTCAGACACAGAGGATAGTGCTGGAGGCGGGCCGGAGGCCAGGGAGGCTCTAGCCGAAAGTGACCGTGCAGCTGAAGGCCTAGTGGCTGGAGCGGAGGAGGAAGGGGACGATGGGAAGGAACCCCGAGGGGggggcagccccccaccccagagccatCCCAGCCCAGTGTGGATGAACTACTCATACAGCAGCCTGTGTCTGAGCAGTGAGGAGTCAGAGAGCAGCGGGGAGGATGAGGAATTCTGGGCTCAGCTTCAGAGTCTTCGGCAGAA GCACTTGTCGGAGGTGGAGGCACTACAGACactacagaaaaaggaaattgaggaCTTGTACAGCCGGCTTGGGAAGCAGCCCCCGCCGGGTATCGTGGCCCCAGCTGCTATGCTGTCCAGCCGCCAGCGCCGCCTCTCCAAGGGCAGTTTCCCCACCTCCCGCCGCAACAGCCTGCAGCGCTCTGAGCCCCCGGGCCCTG GCATCATGCGAAGGAACTCCCTGAGTGGCAGCAGCACCGGCTCCCAGGAGCAGCGGGCAAGCAAGGGGGTGACATTCGCCGGGGATGTTGGCAGGATG GGCCCATGA
- the WNK4 gene encoding serine/threonine-protein kinase WNK4 isoform X8 has protein sequence MLAPPASETAVPMSQAEADLALRPPPPLAAAGPPRLGPPPRRARRFSGKAETRPRSSRLSRRSSVDLGLLSSWSQPASPAPEPPEPPDSAEPDPAKSPPPSCPEPPEGTWTGGAPAKAADSARPELAVSAGGPGSREPPRVPEAAARERQREQEEKEDTETQAVATSPDGRYLKFDIEIGRGSFKTVYRGLDTDTTVEVAWCELQTRKLSRTERQRFSEEVEMLKGLQHPNIVRFYDSWKSVLKGQVCIVLVTELMTSGTLKTYLRRFREMKPRVLQRWSRQILRGLHFLHTRVPPILHRDLKCDNVFITGPSGSVKIGDLGLATLKRASFAKSVIGTPEFMAPEMYEEKYDEAVDVYAFGMCMLEMATSEYPYSECQNAAQIYRKVTSGTKPNSFYKVKMPEVKEIIEGCIRTDKNERFTIQDLLAHAFFREERGVHVELAEEDDGEKPGLKLWLRMEDARRGGRPRDNQAIEFLFQLGRDAAEEVAQEMVALGLVCEADYQPVARAVRERVAAIQRKREKLRKARELEALPPAPGPPPAAVPKTPGPPSVFPPEPEEPEADQHQSFLLRHASYSSTTSDCETDGYLSSSGFLDASDPAFQPPGGVPSSPAESHLCLPSAFALSIPRSGPGSDFSPGDSYASDAASGLSDVGEGMGRMRRPPGRNLRRRPRSRLRVTSVSDQNDRVVECQLQTHNSKMVTFRFDLDGDSPEEIAAAMVYNEFILPSERAGFLSRIQEIIQRVETLLKRDTGPVEAAEDPLGPQVEPAPLPALSDPLPDPSRAELQSSTSLEQSCWAAFSTSPSSPGTPLSPGNLFSPGTPVSPSPIFPITSPPCCPSPVPFSQVSSNLSPQTLSSPLAFSPSAAQLPGPPSQSPPSCLLPSPPAFSPSCSQVTITPPSFPHCPSASPLPSTTAAPLLSLASAFSLAVMTVAQSLLSPSPGLLSQSPPTPPAPLPSLPLPPPPAPCGQDRPSPPTAETESEVPPNPARPLLGEARLAPISEEGKPQLVGRFQVTSSKEPAEPLPLQPTFPTLSSSLKPPTPQLTSESSDTEDSAGGGPEAREALAESDRAAEGLVAGAEEEGDDGKEPRGGGSPPPQSHPSPVWMNYSYSSLCLSSEESESSGEDEEFWAQLQSLRQKHLSEVEALQTLQKKEIEDLYSRLGKQPPPGIVAPAAMLSSRQRRLSKGSFPTSRRNSLQRSEPPGPGIMRRNSLSGSSTGSQEQR, from the exons ATGCTGGCACCCCCGGCCTCCGAGACTGCGGTCCCCATGTCCCAGGCGGAGGCCGACCTGGCCCTGCGGCCCCCGCCGCCTCTCGCTGCCGCGGGGCCGCCCCGCCTCGGGCCCCCTCCTCGCCGGGCGCGCCGCTTCTCCGGGAAGGCTGAGACCCGGCCGCGCTCTTCCCGTCTCAGCCGCCGCAGCTCAGTCGACTTGGGGCTGCTGAGCTCTTGGTCCCAGCCAGCCTCACCCGCTCCGGAGCCCCCTGAGCCTCCGGACTCCGCTGAACCCGACCCCGCGAAAAGCCCACCGCCTAGCTGCCCAGAACCCCCCGAGGGCACGTGGACCGGGGGAGCCCCCGCGAAGGCTGCAGACTCAGCGCGTCCAGAGCTAGCAGTCTCGGCAGGAGGCCCGGGGTCCCGGGAACCGCCGAGGGTCCCCGAAGCCGCGGCTCGGGAGcggcagagggagcaggaggaaaaggaagacacgGAGACCCAGGCAGTGGCAACGTCCCCGGACGGCCGATACCTCAAGTTTGACATCGAGATCGGACGTGGCTCGTTCAAGACGGTGTATCGAGGGCTGGACACCGACACCACGGTGGAGGTGGCCTGGTGTGAGCTGCAG ACTCGGAAACTCTCTCGAACGGAGCGGCAGCGATTCTCTGAGGAAGTGGAGATGCTCAAGGGGCTGCAACATCCCAACATCGTCCGCTTCTATGATTCGTGGAAGTCGGTGCTGAAGGGCCAGGTTTGCATCGTACTGGTCACCGAACTCATGACCTCCGGCACGCTCAAGAC atACCTGAGGCGGTTCCGTGAGATGAAGCCGAGAGTTCTTCAGCGCTGGAGCCGCCAGATCCTTCGGGGGCTTCATTTCCTACACACCCGGGTACCCCCCATTCTGCACCGGGATCTCAAGTGCGACAACGTCTTTATCACTGGCCCTTCAGGGTCGGTCAAGATCGGGGACCTGGGCCTGGCCACGCTCAAGCGCGCCTCCTTTGCCAAGAGCGTGATAG GGACCCCGGAGTTCATGGCCCCGGAGATGTACGAGGAAAAGTACGATGAGGCGGTGGACGTGTACGCGTTTGGCATGTGCATGCTGGAGATGGCTACCTCAGAGTACCCTTACTCCGAGTGCCAGAATGCCGCGCAAATCTACCGCAAAGTCACTTCG GGCACAAAGCCGAACAGCTTCTATAAGGTGAAGATGCCTGAGGTGAAGGAGATCATTGAAGGCTGCATCCGCACAGATAAGAAcgagag GTTCACCATCCAGGACCTCCTGGCTCACGCCTTCTTCCGCGAGGAGCGCGGCGTGCACGTGGAGCTGGCGGAGGAGGACGACGGTGAGAAGCCCGGCCTCAAGCTCTGGCTGCGCATGGAGGACGCGCGGCGCGGGGGGCGCCCGCGGGACAACCAGGCCATAGAGTTCCTGTTCCAACTGGGCCGGGACGCGGCAGAGGAGGTGGCGCAGGAGATG GTGGCCCTGGGTCTAGTCTGTGAAGCTGACTACCAGCCAGTGGCCCGCGCAGTACGTGAACGAGTTGCTGCCATCCAGCGGAAGCGTGAGAAGCTGCGCAAAGCTAGGGAGTTGGAAGCCCTCCCCCCTGCACCAGGACCCCCACCAGCAGCTGTCCCCAAGACTCCTGGTCCCCCCAGTGTCTTCCCCCCTGAGCCTGAGGAGCCAGAGGCAGACCAGCACCAGTCTTTCCTCTTGCGCCATGCCAGCTACTCATCTACCACCT cggATTGCGAGACTGATGGCTACCTCAGCTCCTCCGGCTTCCTGGATGCCTCAGACCCTGCCTTTCAGCCCCCTGGGGGGGTGCCATCCAGCCCCGCTGAGTCCCATCTCTGCCTGCCCTCG GCTTTTGCCCTGTCCATTCCACGTTCTGGCCCTGGCAGTGACTTTTCCCCGGGAGACAG ctaTGCCTCAGATGCAGCATCAGGTCTTAGTGATGTGGGAGAAGGGATGGGACGCATGAGGAGACCCCCAGGGAGAAATCTCCGGCGTAGACCCCGATCCCGGCTTCGGGTCACTAGT GTCTCAGACCAGAATGACAGAGTGGTTGAGTGCCAGCTACAGACGCACAACAGCAAGATGGTGACCTTCCGATTTGATCTGGATGGCGACAGCCCGGAAGAGATTGCGGCTGCCAtg GTGTATAATGAGTTCATTCTGCCCTCGGAGCGAGCCGGATTCCTGAGCCGCATTCAGGAGATCATCCAGCGAGTGGAGACCCTGTTGAAGAGAGATACTGGCCCTGTGGAGGCTGCTGAGGACCCCCTGGGCCCCCAG gTGGAGCCAGCACCATTGCCTGCCCTCTCTGACCCCCTCCCAGACCCATCCCGTG CAGAGCTCCAGAGCAGCACCTCCCTGGAGCAGAGTTGCTGGGCAGCCTTCTCCACCTCGCCATCTTCTCCTGGAACCCCCTTGTCTCCTGGAAACCTGTTTTCCCCCGGAACTCCTGTCTCCCCAAGTCCCATTTTCCCCATCACTTCTCCCCCATGTTGCCCCAGTCCTGTCCCATTCTCCCAAGTCTCTTCAAATCTCTCTCCACAGACCCTCAGCTCCCCACTGGCATTCTCCCCCAGTGCTGCCCAgctccctggccctccctctcAGTCTCCGCCGAGttgccttctcccttctccacctGCCTTCTCTCCCAGTTGTTCTCAGGTCACCATtactcctccttcctttccccactgcccctctgcttccccccttccctccaccacagcagcccctctcctctctctggctaGTGCCTTCTCACTGGCTGTGATGACCGTGGCCCAgtccctgctgtctccctcaccTGGGCTCCTGTCCCAGTCTCCTCCAacccctcctgctcccctccctagcttgcccctgccccctccccctgctccttgtGGCCAGGATAGGCCTTCACCCCCAACAGCTGAGACCGAGAGTGAG GTCCCGCCAAATCCTGCTCGGCCACTCCTGGGCGAAGCCAGACTAGCACCCATCTCTGAAG AGGGAAAGCCACAGCTTGTGGGGCGTTTCCAAGTGACTTCATCCAAGGAACCAGCTGAGCCTCTACCCCTGCAACCAACATTCCCAACTCTCTCCAGTTCCCTGAAGCCTCCAACCCCTCAGCTGACCTCGGAGAGCTCAGACACAGAGGATAGTGCTGGAGGCGGGCCGGAGGCCAGGGAGGCTCTAGCCGAAAGTGACCGTGCAGCTGAAGGCCTAGTGGCTGGAGCGGAGGAGGAAGGGGACGATGGGAAGGAACCCCGAGGGGggggcagccccccaccccagagccatCCCAGCCCAGTGTGGATGAACTACTCATACAGCAGCCTGTGTCTGAGCAGTGAGGAGTCAGAGAGCAGCGGGGAGGATGAGGAATTCTGGGCTCAGCTTCAGAGTCTTCGGCAGAA GCACTTGTCGGAGGTGGAGGCACTACAGACactacagaaaaaggaaattgaggaCTTGTACAGCCGGCTTGGGAAGCAGCCCCCGCCGGGTATCGTGGCCCCAGCTGCTATGCTGTCCAGCCGCCAGCGCCGCCTCTCCAAGGGCAGTTTCCCCACCTCCCGCCGCAACAGCCTGCAGCGCTCTGAGCCCCCGGGCCCTG GCATCATGCGAAGGAACTCCCTGAGTGGCAGCAGCACCGGCTCCCAGGAGCAGCGG tGA